Genomic segment of Arachis hypogaea cultivar Tifrunner chromosome 11, arahy.Tifrunner.gnm2.J5K5, whole genome shotgun sequence:
TTTTGGCCATGCCTACTTTGGGGACTTTAGAAAGCAATAAATAGAAAAAGGTTATATTCCATTTGGGCAGAGCAAGATTTGCATGTTACTTAAAGGTCTTTTCCTGTTCACGATCACACTTTCTTAATTTTTTGCCGCTGAAACAAATTATGAGTTTTGGCATTGTTAGCTTTGCACAACTCAAGGCAtctctaattttctttttttttctttagtaacCTACAAAATTAATAGACAAAAATATACTTCAAATTTTATTTAGTACTAAGACCTacttacaataaaaaaaatagtgaaaactcaggtgcaatcAACTGTACGTGAAGTTGATGACTAAGAgtagttagataaaaatttagtcaaatcaattaaattatttaaccactttcaattatcaacttcacttCGATTGCATATAAGTTTCcatctaaaaaaaatatgttcttagccttatataaattaatagaaatgtttggtaaccaaagaaaataagccaaaaacagccataacttgccttatttagtattcatcaacttgtcttatttagcattcattaattatcgcaacaattaataaatactaaataaggcaagttatgaaaatttttttgtctttctaTCGTTACCATAAGTTAAAGGGTGCCTTTGCCATTTAGACTCGGCCTATAGTATAATTGTAACTACTAAACTTTATCCacactaattttataatttattgttgactctaataataatttgattaaaagaaataaacaaggaaTTACTTAagctaataaaatatttttaaaatatagggaaatagttaaaataataaatttttgggTTGTGTGTGTCTTTTTGGTGGAGGAATGCTTGTCACCTACTCCTTTTAAGTTCCCAAATCCAATTCAATTCCCCTTCCAAACCAAAatacaaaagggaaaaaaaaaagtcacAAACTTGTGGGAGTGAGAGAGAAGTTAGGAAGAAAAAAAACAGAAGAGCGAAGTAACCAAAACGAAAagcctttttcattctttttctctCCCATTCCCATTGctctgtcttcttcttcttcttcttcgacaacaacaataatggagAGACAGAAATGCTGCAAGCTCTGCTCAAGAACCTTCCCTAATGGAAGAGCCCTAGGTGGCCACATGAAGGCTCACTTGGCCACTTTTCCTCTCCCCCCTAAACCCCCTCAACCACCAGCACCACCATTACCTTCTTCTGAATCCTCCTCTTCATTTTCCTCCTTCTCAGAATCAGAACCCGAAGACAAGGCTGCTTTGGTTTATGGGTTGAGGGAGAATCCCAAGAAGAGTTTCAGAGTCGCAGATCCCGAGTTCTCTCCCTTGGCTGCACCACTTCTACCGCCACCTGACTCTGTTGCGGTTCAAGACAGAGAGAGCGAGACAGAGTCATCAAAGAAACCAACTCGCCAACGATCCAAGCGAACTTGGAGAGCAAGGTCCATTCTTCACAACCATGAAGACGATAAAGAACAGCTTAAGAAGAAGCAGCCCAAGCTTGGATTTATGGAACATGAACATGAATATGAAGCAGAACCGGTGAGCTCCGTCTCGGAAACTTCAGTAGTGGAAGACGTCGCCATGTTCCTGGTTATGCTCTCAAGGGACACGTGGTCCAACAAAGATGCAATACTAGTAAAACAAGAAGGAGAAGTTGAAAGATCAAAGGCTGGGAGCGGCAATGGGATCAAGATGAAGAAGGTTCGTGTTCGCGGGAAGCATAGTCGTCAGTGTGAGAATTGCGGTAAAACTTTTCGATCTTCGAGGGCGTTGGGAAGTCATAGGAGCATATGCTGTGACGGAGGAAGATCAGGAGCAAGTGATAGAATCTTCCAATGCCCTTTTTGTTTCAAAATCTTTGGCTCTGGCCAAGCCCTTGGCGGTCACAAGAGATCTCATCTCATCGCCATGGCGGcaccttcctcctcttcttccactGCCAAGAATTTCATAGATCTCAACTTGCCTGCTCCACTAGAAGAACAACATGAAGATGATCTTGGTGTTGTTTCGGATGTTTCCTATGCTTGAAATCATCTTCTCCTATATATTCAACTAATCTTTGGGtaacttttacttttatttttatttcggcTGTGTTTTTTGTTATGTAGTCTCTAAGATCCAACATTACATTTGTGTTCGTTATTTGATATATAAGATCAGAAACTTCTTTTGATTTTACAGTGGTAGTTGAGTATAATTAATATATTGTTTCTTCCACCAACTCTATACCTGCTTCTGCTATGTTCAGGACTGAAAGTTAGTTACATGTTAGTAAATGTTGCTTTGTTGAAGTTTTCTTGTTAGTTGTGCTGCTCAACTTGGCTTCATTTTACTATAACAAGAAGTATAGAAATGAGATAGCTtcggataaaaaaattaaataaataaataaatagattcgGTGGTTGTGGACCTACAATTCAGGCATTCAAAAAAGTACTAAAGTTGCTGCAAAttctgttttcatgttttgtttctGTTCCACCAAGTCTCTAACTAGTTTCCACCcacttttcataaaaaaaaaataataatatatattttcccCCTCATTTTTACCGCAATACCACGTAAACAAtcaatgcatatagtttattttaaattaaaatacacgTATTTGCGATAGATTATATTATACAAGTTGAATTGATTGTTCACGTACAATTTGCGCTTTATTAACCTTCTCTTTggcttgaattgttttggtggtGTTGTTTTAGCGTGAAGCATGAAAGTAATGATACCTTAGACAAAGTCAGAAACAACGAAATGATGGTAGTGGCCAATAGAGGTGCACAATTTGTTGGTTTGCTTAGCTAAGAGATGCCCTTGGAATTCAGAGTTATTAACTAGGAAAATTCTAAATTCCTCCCCCGTCAATTCCTCAATGTGCTGGCCTCTTCTTTTGTTGGTTTATTTTAGAGATGAGgatattttgtttcttttctatTTGTTATTCTTCTCAACAAAAAATTTGGTACCAAGTGtagtttgtttttatatttttgtagacTTTATCATCTGCGTTGAAAAGAACGAAGTATCCGGGTAAAAGGAGGGAGGTCCCATACAATTCGTATCGAAGAATCAGTCAGGTTTATGATAATAAAGTACAGGATATGCTGATCAAATAGTTCTAGAtagatttaattaattaattaacattaaaCAAAATGTGTCAAACAACGAAGGACGtttgttagtttattttaatttccttaatttctctttagttttataaataaaaattatgttgTAAGGGTTTGTTTGGgcgttattattttgataaaaaatgatttttttaatgaaaaacgattttttttattttttaacgtgtttgacaaatttttaataataaaagtaaaagtactagaaaaataaaaaaatatcttttttgaaaagttgtaatttatatcttttttaaagatcttttttctttaaaaaaagatgtttttcatggaataaataaataaaaagtgcttttatattgttatacagtcatgctacacatccatgtaaTTTTGTATCCAAATTTATCCAAGTTGGTCTAAcacgaaaaaaaatttaataccaTTATATGAAACGTGAAATACACGTGCCCAACACACACGAAACCGCTCTTTTCcaacttcttcttttcttttccccgcacttcttcttttttttttcctttttcttctctcttcttcttctcacgctcGTCTACGCACGGAGCGTCTTCTTCTTCGCCTTTTTCTTcacgttcctcctcctcctcattctcctcATTCTctttcgcgttccttcttcttcacgtatTTACTCCTTATCgttattcttttgttgttgttgctactatatttttttgtctttttctccttctctctcgggtgaagaagcagtagaaggtgagtaggaagagttttgaattgtgcagaaaAAAAATGAACCGAACAAgttattatggtgaaacaattgtatagtattaaatgaatggaacatttattatataaattcaaattcgaacatctttctgcataatgaaccgaacacatacTCATCGTGAAATAATTGTATAgcactgagtgaacgaaacataatctattatataaaatcaaattcaaacagctttctgcataatgaactgaacacgtactcatggtgaaacaattgtatactACTGAGTGAGCGAAACATAATCTATTATACaagatcaaattcaaacagctttctgaataatgaaccgaacacgtacttatggtgaaacaattgtatagtactgagtgaacgaaacataatccattatataaaatcaaattcaaacagctttcttcataatgaaccgaacgcgtactcatggtgaaacaattgtatagtactaagtgAACGAaatataatccattatataaaatcaaattcaaacagctctACCTACAATTTacagattatcaattcaattcaattcagtacacctccgtccattcaattcaaattcaattcaattcaaattagcaattgcattcttttcaattctattcaaaattgaataatccaaacttcatcaatttgattcgtt
This window contains:
- the LOC112720806 gene encoding zinc finger protein ZAT9 yields the protein MERQKCCKLCSRTFPNGRALGGHMKAHLATFPLPPKPPQPPAPPLPSSESSSSFSSFSESEPEDKAALVYGLRENPKKSFRVADPEFSPLAAPLLPPPDSVAVQDRESETESSKKPTRQRSKRTWRARSILHNHEDDKEQLKKKQPKLGFMEHEHEYEAEPVSSVSETSVVEDVAMFLVMLSRDTWSNKDAILVKQEGEVERSKAGSGNGIKMKKVRVRGKHSRQCENCGKTFRSSRALGSHRSICCDGGRSGASDRIFQCPFCFKIFGSGQALGGHKRSHLIAMAAPSSSSSTAKNFIDLNLPAPLEEQHEDDLGVVSDVSYA